AGCTgcctgatggtggtggtggtcataATACAGTTGATGCTCCCATGATCCATACCTTCTGAACCCGCTAAGCTAAAGGAGGTAGGGAGAAGGAGATGTGAGGTTAAGACACCAAGCAAGCATTCTGAACACTGGGTTCTACTTCTAGACTCTGCTATTATTTGACAATATTTTCACCCTTCACAACACTCATTCCCAGGTGCGCAGTTCTCCACAGTCCAGATTACCAAATTCCTGCCATAGGTAGAATTATGGGATTGGAGGAGGTAAACTGTCTATCCTACCTGCCCAGTCTCCTCAAAGCGTTTCTGGTCAGCACTGTCAATAACATAGATCTGCAACGAGGAAAAGAAGGAAATCATCTACAGCCCACCATTATTCCTCTGGTCCCAGCTCCTCTTACCAGCTCCTAAAGCTTTTTGGTTCTTTTAAGGCAGCCCCAAGACATCTTTCTTTCTAAGGTATGAAATCCAAGTGGTGCCCTGCCCATCCCCCTCCACACATTGTGGCTGTGGAAGTATAAtaatataagtaaataaaataacagGCAGTTTGATGTCCTCTGATAATACCTTCTAAATTCTGCAGTCTGAGGCCGGTCAGCTGGCACTGCCTAAGAGGCCTTCCAGATTGGTGGTTCCATTGCAtgtgcaacatgtcattgatacAACAGTAGCACATGAGAGGTGGGTTTATGCTTGGgcatccacacatcattccactttattagtcGTTCTGTGGTGCTTGCTCAGTGCTACCACACTATTTCCACCTGGAGATGAATGTTTGCACTATAACGGAACAAAAGTAgggccaaaaaaacccaccccaaatcCGGAACATTTGTAGCATGAAAAGTTAAAGGCTTTCAGCTATGGGACATGTATcgattggaaacaaagcagtatatCCACCCAAAAACTTTTGCAGATGTAACAGTATTGAACATGGGATTGTGTGAAGCCGTTCCCTGTCCCCATACCATGATGAACACAAGCTGTCATGAATGTACAGTGAAAAGGCTGTATGGAGGACCCTGGATATTAGGGCTTGCCTTGCCCTAGATTTGGTAACTTGTGTGGTTCCAGCAGACAAATTTCTACAAAGGCAGTTTTAGGGGCTGAGCCCCACACTCACCAGAAGGTCTGTGCTGCCCAGGTACTTCTTCCAATAGGCCCGGATCGCCCGCTGCCCTCCTATATCCCAGACATTGAGCTTGAAGCCATGAGAGTGGACACTTTTAATGTTGAATCCCTTCACAAAAGGAATCGGAAGAGGTGGGTAGGAGAGAGGCATAAGCAGGAACCGTGTGCTTCCTATGctgaagaatccccccccccccggttgctctGCTGCAAACTACACAGAATTTGCATGTGGCCCAGTTGGTGATGAGAACTCAGAAGATGGGCAACCTTTTCATCAAATATGCCCATATATTAGAAACAAAAAAGCAATTCCTCCTCCCTCGTCCCAATGCAATGTCTTAGCCGCAAGGCTTGCCTGAAAAGCTCTGAGAGAGCCAAGGTGCTATTGCTGGTGTGTCTGAGCTCCACACTGTGGGGATGAGAGAGGAGCGTAACAGCAGGGGGTTGGTTAAGGTCTTGACTGCCGATCTGTTCCATTGACTTTATGTAACTGGTTATCCAATTCCTCCTTGCCGCACACTCCATCCCAATCCCTCAGTGCTGATCTCCTTTGCCGCTGTGCTTACCTGTGTGGGGGTAATTGTGCTGACTTCTTCCGATGCCAGGCTCTTGAGCAAAGTAGTCTTTCCGGCATTGTCCAGCCCGAGGAGGACAATTCGCAACTCCTGCTCTTCAGAGCCTTTAAGCTTCTGGATGACTGAGAGAAGGCCCTAGGGCGCAAAAGCAGCATTTACTGGCTGGGATCTTTATTCTAGCTGCTGCCTCCTAGAGAGGGCCCGCCATGTTTTTAGAGCTTTCATCCTTAGACAGTCACTTGATTTTACCCACCAGCCTTCAGAGCTGACAATGGGGCCATTTTACCAGCTTCAGAGAAACATCTCAAAGTTCAGCTCTCTCAGTTTGTGATGATGGttatgtaatgttttattatgtttttatgtatgttgctCGAGAATGtgtgggcaacccagtcagatggatggggaacaaataaaataacaacaaaaacaatttatataccattcacaacaacaacaatttatataccattcaCGACAACAATTTGTATACCGGTACCAGTATATACTGACAGACAGCCcaataataaaatagtcatcataataacagtccaCTCCCCCACAGTTTCACAGGCCTTAGATTATTTACCGTAATAGCCATGTTTCGACCACCCTCATTTCCCCTGCTCCTCTCACACATGAATGGTCCCACCAGCCTCCACCATGGGCACCAGGGTTGCATTCTGCAGCTTCTGGTTACCATTCCATTTGTGTTGTGTTGAGAGGTTGAGTGCTGTTGCtcatgtagccaaaatggtgccATCCATGAACAAGAGGGAGATTATTGGCAGGAACCTCAAGGTTTACAGAAGTACCAGAAATATTTCGGTGGTGGTGATGGAGATCCCCAGAACGGCCCAGTGAGGACAGATCGTGCAGCAGGCACAGAATTCTGGCTGACTTTCAATAGGGAGGAAAAAACAGGCAACAGAGGAACAGAAGGGAATATTGCCGTGGAAGGCATGGTTGAACAGCCACAACACATGGTTGCAGCCCCCATGTTGCAGATATTAAGTGTAGATAGTAATCATGGCGGGTCTTTAGAACCAGTTCTGGGGAGCAGACTAGTAGCAAGTCCTGCCACAGAGTAGATGCTGAAAGAGTCACTCTGTGAATACTACCTCCCCCATCCCAGTATTTGTTACAGGATCAGAATTCACTCACCTTTTGCACTTCACCCATGGTCAGGCTCTCGACATCCTCTGCAGAGCCAGCCGTGGAAGCAGTCTAGGCTGCTAGCTGGGTCCTCACTGCGTGACTGACATGCCTCACTCCAgctgggggaaggaagaggatTAGGACTCCAGAATTAGCTTGTGTTTCTCAATTTACCCAGGGTGTTTAGTAATACCCTAGGTAAATCCCCCTACTGCCAGCTGTCGCCCTGGCTTGACCCAGTCCACTCCTGAAGTTCCAGGCGAAAGATGCCTGTCTGCCCAACCAGATTTAAACATGTAACAAGGTGCCTGAGTATTTTTGGTTAGCATCTTATCTAGCGCAGTTCAAGGTGGAAATTTCCTCTATTTGGGTGACTTGATGGTCTGACCAGGTTGCTCAGggtcctgtcccgtccccccatccCAAATGAATGGTAGGCCCAGCAGTGGAAGAAAACGTGGTGTGGAATCTAAGGCTGCAAACTCCACCATACATTATTtaatgcatatttaaagcacatgacatcccctaaagaatcttgggaactgtagtttgatgagGGTGTTAGGAGTTGAAGCTCTGTgaggaataaactacagttcccatgattctttggaggaagctgtaTGGTGTATATGCACCCTTGGTTCAATTACTATATATAGGATTTTCTGCAGCCCTTTCCTCATCTTGCTTGAAAAAACCACTCTtgctgcagcctgtgttttgttagctcaaaaatggaaaacgagtgaagtcccaactaaagaagaatggcaacttaagctgacagaatatgcacagcttgcagatttaacatatagaataagaaattaagaacatacatttagagaagattggaaaacgtttattgaatacatggggggaaaatgtgttcacttgaaaacattggcaacaTTAAGATATATTCAAaaaagtgtaaataagttttgatggatgtaataatggtttagtttttgtaaaatatgcagggatttatgatatgcaaaatgaaccatggaaagagaagggaagtcattgacattttaaggatgtttaaatgagtattttaaattgtaaaacagaaaatttaataatacatacatacatacatacatacatacatacatacatatatatggggaaaaggaaaaagaaggggggggaaccactcGTTTACATTTTCTAATGCTAACCAGAGCCATTTAAAGGTTTTTGGAGCTGCTTTTCTTGGAAGGGGCACTCTTCatagatactgtatattccggtgtataagacgactgggcatataaaacaacccccaacttttccagttaaaatatagagtttgggatatactcgccgtataagaaatacgacccggcgtataagacgacccctaacttttgagaagattttcctgggttaaaaagtaatcttatacgcaggaatatacagtatattgtaatACTAATTACTGTGGGACCACTGAACATAGTAAAAAAACCAAGGAGCAGGATTACCACAAGACCCACCAGAAGAAAATGTAGGGCATTCCACTTTtcctcaaaataatttttttgtcaCACGTAATTTTATGTTCCAGCCTTCCACAGCCAACCACCCTCCATGTACCGTATACTGTATCTGAATTCATGTAATTGCATGAAAGGCAATTTGATCCCGCTTTCATTTGAATAGATTCACTGGGCTCTCTGAACTTCTAGGCCCATTGTAGGAGAATTCCAACCAACAGGGATGCAATGGCTGCTTGGCATTGTTCTTTGATTTAAGAAACAGTTTCAAGACAAATCTGGTGccaactgattttctggatctaCTTCAGTCACCCTGATGGATGACTTATGCCAGGAGAAAGGAGGACTGCTGCCTTGTTTATTCTTCTCGAACTCTCAGTCTGGGTAGACCGTCTGGACTGAGAATTAGAGGCACAATTTTACAATGGTTCCACTGCTACCTGGATAGCTTCTGTCAGAATGTAGTGCTTGAGCATTTGCGCTACGGGTTTCGGTCTTGTTCCTTGTGCTTTTCAACTACCCGAAATGACTGAGTGATGTCATCCAGAGATTTGCCACCAGGAGTCATCAATAAGCGGATAACCCTCAGGTCCAGTTCTCTTTGACAGGTGAGGCAGGAAGCCCAATTCATCTAAATCCATCTGCTTTGAGGAAGTGCTGAACAAGAGCTTCTTCAGCACAGTCATGGACTGGATGTGAGCCAAGAAACTgaggctcaatccagataagactgagtcACTCTTGGCGAGTGGCTTGTCTGCCAAGGGGAGGGGTATTCATCCCATTTTTAATGGGGTTGcattccctctgaaggaacaggtttATTGTTTCAGGGTGCTCCTTGAACCATATTTTGTCACCAGAGGAACAAGTTTCCTCTGTGGCACAGAGCACTTTTTTAACAGCTTAGGCTGGTTAAGCAGCCCTGGCAGATATAGAGTGGCCTCAGCGATGCGTGCTTTCATACCCTCCAGGCTAGGGCTAAGCTAGATAGTACATTTGGACTTGTatggctgattttttttaaaaaataaggaatTAGGTGCAAAGGGGGATGTTGCCTCAGGAAGGTGAGCTAACACCCTTTGCTCATACTATGATCCTGATCCGAATTTCCCCTTCTCCAGCACCAGCCACGCACATTGAGAGGAAAGCTCTCATCAGTGCCCCTAAGAGATTTCCTTCCATTGTAAAAAGCAGGGATGGACTTACAGGATGCTGACCAGAGTGATGGGTGGTGAGGGCTGAGGGTTAAAGCCCCTCTCCATGCTCCCTAGCTGCTCTACCCACTATGTGCCAGCAATGACACCCCAATAGCCACACAAGGTCAAACCCTGTGACAAACATCTTGTCTAAACTGGAACTGTCAGAAGGTTAGAGTACTCTGGTGGGAAAACTTTGCTCAAAGTATGTGAGGATGGGTGGCAGATGCTTAGTGAAGAAAAGGCATGCCCTGCAACAGGGCTGAGGACCTGTGTTTGGACCCaaccctcatcagccccagccagggatgttgggagttgtagtccaatagcattTGGAAGGtaacatgttccccatccctgctctacttGCTCAAAGGATATTTACTACTAGAGAAGTTAAAAGAGGCTGGGGGGCAAGATGCACATATAGTATTAAATTGGCAGGGTGAAGGGATCAGGCGACATAGCGAACAGGACAAGCTTTTGGAGTAGAGTTCCCATTCTGCACAGCAACAGGAGTCCCTAAAGTTTGCAAGTCACTTGATGGTCTCAGTTACCTGCTTCCAAGCCCCAGAAGTTTGGATCTGTTGCAGCAACAAGAGAGCGTACAATTCATGAGTAGCGAGAACAGAAGAGTAAGTTTATTATACAGCTGTAGCACTGTCTGCAACACGCAGAACAACTGGACAAGAAATAAGGAAATCCCCTTTTCCATGAATCTTTGAGGGGCAATACAAGGGAATTCAGCACTATAACAGTTAACAGAGATAGCATCCATTAGCAGTGCAGATGGATACTCTCATTGCAAGCATCATCTTGAGACTGGTGGTCAGCATCACTTGACCAGTTGGTTACCATGGGCACGTGATGTTTCTTGGTTCCTCTGCAATCAGCTCTGTTCTCAAAATAGTAAAAATGGAAAAATCCCTGATAAGGAAATAGCACTGAAAGCCACAACGTAGCCCTCAAAAGTGGCATGTGGTTCCCAAAACAAGTATATGCTGATATTAATACAACCGGACAGCAGAGCTGATGTCAGGGGGAAAGAACTCACTGCTTTGGCCTGTGTGCCTGTGAATGCCAACTTGGCATACCCACACAGGATGGCATTCTGGCACAATAGATTGTTTTTCTTCTTGCACCACTGCCTAGCAACCAAGAGGGAACAAAAACAGGCTTCACAGAGAGAATTAGACTCCATTGTCCTAGAGCTTGTTCTGCTGCAAGCACAGGTTTTAGCTCTGGTTATCAAACTTTATATGCAGCCTAACTGGTGCATTCAGGTCTTCATAACAAGCATTAAGAGCAGCACCTGTGTCACTCACAGTGGGATGTGGCTATAGATCCAAGGTAgggcatcttctttgcatgcaaaaggtcccaggttcagtcccttcCATCTCCACATATGGCTGGGAAAGGATCCAATCTGAGACCCCGGAAAGCCAATGTCAGTgtgcaatgctgagctagatgggtacATGAAGCAGATTTCTGTGTTCCCCAGTAGGCATGTCCTACACATGCTAGGCGAATGTTTGCAAATAGATACGTAACAACATTAAGAAGAAAGCCACACAATTGTacagacagaagaagaagaagaggaagagtttggatttgatatcccgctttatcactacccgaaggagtctcaaagtgactgACAATCTCctatcccttcctcccccacaacaaacactctgtgaggtgggtggagctgagagacttcaaagaagtgtgactagcccaaggtcacccagcagctgcatgtggaggagcggagacgtgaacccggttccccagattacgagtctaccgctcttaaccactacaccacactggctctcacagaaGCAGTGTGGGAGTTTTAATTGCTCATCAACATTCTCATTGCCGGTAAGTAGGTGCCCCTAACACGTGTATAATCACATTCCAGCAATAATCACAATAGTGGTGCATGTACTATCTGGGAGACAAAATTAATTTTCTCAGATTCAAAGCACGGCATGTACAGAACGGGGAATGTGGTGTTGCTGCAACTGAAGCACATACTGGAGGCGAAGATGTCTGGGCTCTGCCTAGCCAGTAGCTAACAGCTGCATGTTTACTGCACTAACAACTTTGATCATGTGTCCAGAAAAGAATTTCAATCAATATGCAATAGCGTttactgctgtttttaattttttaacctTTCCTGGCTAGGCTGCATTATTTCTTAGAATATGAGCGCAAATTGCTTACACAGAGATGACTCATTGACATGAAAGCTTCCTGCCACATTTCAGGATGGCTGGGGGCAGCTAATCACTGACTGTGCCTGGTCTTTTGAAGTTCTTACATTCTGCCTTGAATGTGTAAGCTCAAATCTAATTTAAGTGCAGCAGGACATGGACATGGGCAGAGGACAGCACCAAAGAAAGATCACAGTTAATTATCCACATTAGCTTATGTGTTCTTGGTCGGCAGAAGTTATTCTCATTGCAAATGTCATTTCACAGAATATGCTTGCAGGGACTGTGACGGCAgtaaaaggggaggaaagagagagacagaagcaaGGACTATGGGGAGGGGACAGGAAGCACCAGAGCACAGAAGCCTCACCCTTGACCACTGGAAGCCCCACCTAGCTGTTTCactagcttctgagcatgctgtcTTTTGAAGCTTTCCTGCACAACCGCAAAGGGTGGAAATGTGCTCTTTGTTAAAATGGAAGCTGGGAGTCTCAGAGTCTAGGTCCTGTGTAGCACCCAGCAGGAGAGTGAAGTCACCACCTGACCTGGGCCTCGAGCTGCTCCTCCGGGCGATAGGCCTTCCACATGCACACTGTACCATCCAGAGAGACCGACACATACTGCAGGGAAGCAGAGAGGACAACACGTCAGGGTGCAACACCATCAGCATCCTGTATGGGGCTGGATTCAGTCTCTCCATGCAGTGCATCGGTCACCCATGGTCCTCATCCATTTAGGTCTTCAGACTGCATTGGTCTCCCATCCAACTGCATGGCAGACTACAGTGGGCGGCACCAGCCTGGCATCCACTATCAGTGCAAGCCAAGCTAGGATATCAGTACAGGATTTCCTCCTGCCACATTGCACCTTCCTGATATgcatgtgggtgtgtgggtgtactTCTCCACAACTGACAGATTTGCATTAAAGCAATCAGTAAagaagctgcttttttttttaagagtacgCTAAAAAAAAAGGTTAGTTGGCCAAAGACCCAAGTGGCATTTCGTCAGACACCCAGCATGATCCAAGGAACAATGCTATAGGCCACATATGTATTCTGCTTCTGGCATGGCAAGTCTGTGCTCCAGAATCCTCAGCAATATCCTCAGGACTCTGAGAGGCACACTCatggcttaggccaggcatccccaaacttcggccctccagatgttttggactacaattcccatcttccccgaccactggtcccgttagctagggatcatgggagttgtaggccaaaacatctggagggccgcagtttggggatgcctggcttaggcagTGAGCCAACTCACTGTGTGCACATCTGACTTCCCATGTTCAACTTAAGAACAGGGCCTGCTGGacccagaccaaaggcccatctcacctagcattctgttctcacagctgtcaagcagatgcctgtgggaaatccacaagtAGGATCTGAGTATTTCCCATGTGAACAGAGAATACACTACAGAATCCTTGTAGCAATTTCTAAGGCATACTGTATTCTTAGCTTGTAGAGGCCGCCCTTGCCTGCCCCACAAAGGATGGCTATTGCTGGCCTAGATACAAGCTAGAGGGGGGCAGCCATGTTTGCTCCCTCAGTAGGATTCAGCTTATTGTCAGCCACTGTTAGTGAAGCTAGCCAGAAATAGAAAACAGATAATTATTTGTTCAGTCCACCCCGTGACTGGGCTATGATAGGTAAACATCTTATAcagtaaactgctttgaattctaaaataaaaaaaggatacAATTCCCCTTCTCCATTAAGTACTAGTTTGTTTGTAGGAAGACTGGAAGTGCAATATAATACCCTATTTAAACAACAAGAATACAGCATGGGGACAACCTTTTTGGTAGTGCTGCCCAGCTCAAAAGTGGGCATGACCTCACTTAATGTCATCAACATGTGGCTGGCTCTCTGAATAGGATGCTGATAGATACAGATTAGGCACAGTACCACATGGCTCCAATATGCATCATCACAGTACTGTATAAGCATTGCTTTGTGCTGGTACATTAATGACTTAGACCTAAGAGTGGGAAAACTCCCATCCCTGGCTATCTGGAACTTTTCCCCTAGTGGGTGGTCCTTGTCTCTCCTACCTGCTCCATTTCTGGGACATGGATGAGTCCCTTGACGGAATCTTGGTGCCCTGTGTAACTTTGCACCTGCACTCCAGAATTTGGATCATAAACCCTGCAGGGAGAAAAGGGCAGAGCCATCAGCCTGTTCAAAGATGTGCTGCCTCTCATCCCCTTCCTTTCCACCGCCAGCCTCCTTATGCAGGGGCTACCTGATGGTATCATGGACCCCTGCAAGAATGCAGCCATTGACCTGGTCGATGCAGAGGCAAGTGATCCCTCTG
Above is a window of Zootoca vivipara chromosome 2, rZooViv1.1, whole genome shotgun sequence DNA encoding:
- the LOC118081557 gene encoding ADP-ribosylation factor-like protein 3, which gives rise to MGEVQKGLLSVIQKLKGSEEQELRIVLLGLDNAGKTTLLKSLASEEVSTITPTQGFNIKSVHSHGFKLNVWDIGGQRAIRAYWKKYLGSTDLLIYVIDSADQKRFEETGQELSELVEDENLTGVPLLVFANKQDLATASPAAEIAEGLNLHTYRDRPWQIQACSALSGEGIQDGMNWICSEITSRKK